One Actinosynnema pretiosum DNA segment encodes these proteins:
- a CDS encoding CYTH and CHAD domain-containing protein, translating into MTTSVKETERKYEAPDGVRLPAMTGLPGVAATAGPHEQLLEAVYYDTGDLRLASAGLTLRRRTGGDDAGWHLKLPAGVDTREELRLPPGGEDSAPPEELGSLVRVHTRGGELAPVALISTERQRWQLVDGRGDLLVEVVEDRVSATGGEDGDEARTWREVEVELGERGTVALLDAVERRLKKAGMRRSRSSAKLTRLLGDRVPARPTGPDVGRKSAGGVVLAYLREQADALRAQDPRVRRDEPDAVHAMRVATRRMRSALKVFGGIVDKGRTADLAGELKWLAGVLGQARDLEVLRERFELVLDGLEPELRPGPVAARLTRHFAPREAQAKRSAVEALDSPRYFALLDAVDALLADPPLTRRARGKAKDELPGLAAKSYRKLAAQVARAHDDAGLHEARKGAKRLRYAVEAVEPLHGKPARRYRRKVKAVQTLLGDHQDSVVARPVLRQLGAEAGAAGENGFAFGVLHGLESQRAALVEERFPALWAGLGKPKFA; encoded by the coding sequence CACCGGACGGCGTGCGGCTGCCCGCGATGACCGGGTTGCCGGGGGTGGCGGCCACCGCCGGTCCGCACGAGCAGCTGCTGGAGGCGGTGTACTACGACACCGGGGACCTGCGGCTGGCGAGCGCGGGCCTGACCCTGCGCAGGCGCACCGGCGGGGACGACGCGGGCTGGCACCTGAAGCTGCCCGCGGGCGTCGACACCCGCGAGGAGCTGCGGCTGCCGCCGGGCGGGGAGGACAGCGCGCCGCCGGAGGAGCTGGGCTCGCTGGTGCGGGTGCACACCAGGGGCGGCGAGCTGGCCCCGGTGGCGCTGATCAGCACCGAGCGGCAGCGCTGGCAGCTGGTGGACGGGCGCGGCGACCTGCTGGTGGAGGTGGTCGAGGACCGGGTGTCGGCCACCGGCGGCGAGGACGGCGACGAGGCGCGGACGTGGCGCGAGGTCGAGGTCGAGCTGGGCGAGCGGGGCACGGTCGCGCTGCTGGACGCGGTGGAGCGGCGGCTCAAGAAGGCCGGGATGCGCCGGTCGCGGTCCTCGGCGAAGCTGACCCGCCTGCTCGGCGACCGGGTGCCCGCGCGGCCGACCGGCCCGGACGTCGGGCGGAAGTCGGCGGGCGGCGTGGTGCTGGCCTACCTGCGCGAGCAGGCGGACGCGCTGCGGGCGCAGGACCCGAGGGTGCGCCGGGACGAGCCGGACGCGGTGCACGCCATGCGGGTGGCGACCCGGCGGATGCGCAGCGCGCTGAAGGTGTTCGGCGGGATCGTCGACAAGGGGCGGACGGCGGACCTGGCGGGCGAGCTGAAGTGGCTGGCCGGGGTGCTCGGGCAGGCCCGCGACCTGGAGGTGCTGCGGGAGCGGTTCGAGCTGGTGCTGGACGGCCTGGAGCCCGAGCTGCGGCCCGGTCCGGTGGCGGCCCGGTTGACCCGGCACTTCGCCCCGCGCGAGGCGCAGGCCAAGCGGTCGGCCGTCGAGGCGCTGGACAGCCCGCGCTACTTCGCGCTGCTGGACGCGGTGGACGCGCTGCTGGCCGACCCGCCGCTGACCAGGCGGGCGCGCGGCAAGGCGAAGGACGAGCTGCCGGGGCTGGCCGCGAAGAGCTACCGGAAGCTGGCCGCGCAGGTCGCGCGGGCGCACGACGACGCCGGGCTGCACGAGGCGCGCAAGGGCGCGAAGCGGCTGCGGTACGCGGTGGAGGCGGTGGAGCCGCTGCACGGCAAGCCCGCGCGCCGGTACCGCAGGAAGGTCAAGGCGGTGCAGACGCTGCTCGGCGACCACCAGGACAGCGTGGTGGCGCGGCCGGTGCTGCGGCAGCTCGGCGCGGAGGCGGGGGCGGCCGGGGAGAACGGGTTC